ACGAATACTGCACAAGAATACAATGCTGCAAAGAACGATGGTCTGACCGATACCAACATTCCCGGTATTGTTGACATTGAGCCGGGAGATGAGAGTCATTTGCCGGAAAACAGAAGCGTTGATTCAAAAGCGATTTCTACAACAAACTTTCAGGAAGATAAAGCAATTAAAAAAGCGGCAAAATCAGTAGAAGAAGCTTTTGAAAAAGCTGACATAACTTTATTAAAACAACAACTTTCTGAAAGTGCACAAAGTCAGTATAGTGGTGTGTTTGAGCAGATTCAACCTCACATGAAAGATTATGCAGGAGCTTTCAAAAAGCGAAAACTGATAAGCTCAACCGAAGCGTACAAAGTATATGAGTTTTCTGCCGGTTCAGGCGAGAAATACTCTGCAGCTTTTGCTTTTCAACCCGATGGATCATGGAAATTAGTTCGTTTTTAATACCCGACAAAATGAAAATATTAACTACACCTATACGGTATCTTTTATTGGTAATTGTTGCACTTCTGTTATCGAGCTACGGAAATAAAAAAAGTCACCCGCATATAAATGAAATGATTGTGGAAGGATTTGCAAAAAGGTATGTAATGTTCGATTATAATCCTCCCCGTTTTAAAAACTACAAGTTTCATTTGAATATTAAAAAGTACAAGGGAAATTATATTTCTAAATCAGGATTGTTTCATCCCAATGACTACTCCGGTTTTACAGCCGATCAAAAATCTATGGCTGACGATATGGTAAAAACCATGCTTGAAGGAGCGATGCCAATTTCATCGACCTACGAAGAAAAAGAAGGAGCATTTACAGCACAAGGGTGGATACAACATGGCGGATTTTCTGCAGATGTTCCGGAAATTCACGCAAGCCTCAGGCATTTTTACGATCCTACCCGAAACGAAAACGACAGGTATTTAACCGACGAAGTAAATAACGCAGCCATGCTAAAACTTCAATCATACCTGATAAATCCGGAAATAAACGGAGTTGACTGGGCACTTGGAGACAAAGCAGGAACAGGTGTGTTCGAACAAAATTATTCGTGGGAAAATGGCAAAAAGTATATGAAAGCAGCTCTGGAAGAAATAAATCCGGAGAAACGGGATAACTACATGGCAAAAGCCTGGAGGTGTCTGGGAGAAACCTTACACATGATTGCCGATAATGGTTGTCCGCCACATGTTCGTAACGACGCACATCCTTTGGGGAATGTTGATCCGTATGAAGAATACATTGAAGCCACGGATGTTAGATTGTTTAACACAGGAAAAATTCCTGAAGAGCAGAGAAAAGCATTTGTTAAATCAGAAACAGCACGAAAAATAGCGCACGAACTGGCTGTTTTTACCAACGAAAATTTCTTCTCCAATGAAACCATTTCAGGAGATAGTAAAAAACTAAGAGATGTAAAACAAATTGCTCATCCTAACTATGTTTATGCTTCTCCGAAACTTCAAAACATGGTTTACGAAGATGAATATTATGACAGCCAGGTTGGAGAAAACCAGGTTTTTCATTGTACTGACAAATGGATTTTTTCAGTCTGGAATATTGGTCGTACTACCGCCCCATACATCGATGGAAAGTGCATTCAGTCGCAGGCAAAAGTACTGGTTCCAACCATTGTTGAAGCTGGCATAAATGTGATGAAACTTTATATTCCTGAACTAACAGTGAAAATAACTGATATTGATGAAGATGGCAATGTAACTGGATTTGTGAAACATACTACCGATGAAGAGTATAAAAAAACCATCAAGTATAATGGACTTGTGGAGATAAAAGACAATTCGCAAAATACTTTGGCGCGAATTCAGGCGAAGAACGGGCAATTTTCAGGCCGGGTACCGGCTTCAAAAAAGGAAATATTTGCCGAAATTGAATTTGGTGGAGTTATTGTTTGTTCCGACAATTTACAGTCAAATATTGGAGCCTTCGGATTAAGCAGCAAAGCTAAAAAGACAGCCGAAGAAATGCCCGATCCTTCGAGTGACAGACTCAATGATCCGCTTCAATGGCTGCTCTATTTCCGGGATGTCAATTTTACCGTTTCCGGAGAAGGAGTATTTAATACGAATATTCCGGGGTATGTATTTAAACGGGGTTATGACAGAAGTGGTTTTAACTCAAATAATGGAAGAATGCTAACGCTCGGAAACGTTTCGTTACAAGGGCAAATAGACGATATGAAGGCCATGTTTGATTACATGGAAAAAGGAGGAGGATCAAGCAACGGAATTAAGGTGGGAACCATGAAATACAATAGTAACGGAAGCTATTCAGATAAGGAAGAAATGTATAAAGGCTCTGGAAAAACCATAACGAACAGGGCATACAGCTTTGCCATTTCTGCCGATTATGACGTTTATATAAAACGAGACACCCGAAAAATGGATGCTCCTTATGTTATTTCGGCCCAGCTAAAAGAAGGCTCACAGCGTTTTTCAGGATTACCTGATAATCTGGCCAAGATTATTGAAGATGAAGTAATATTCGAAATAAATAAATAAAATTATGGCATTCTGTTCAAATTGTGGAAATGAAATTAATGCGGAGGCTGCGTTTTGCGGCGGTTGCGGAACTCCGGTGACGGGTAAACAAACATCGGCTGTAAATACCCCTGCCGGGAAAGTAACTTTTGATGTGGTAAATCGCGAGCGTTTAAACATGGTAAAAGTGGAACTTGAAAATGCTTCGTTCCGGTACGAGGCCGGTGCCATGCATTACATGCAGGGAAATCTGGAACTGGAATCGAATGTTCCAGGGGTAGGAAAAATGTTTAAATCGATGATTACCAAAGAGAAGATAATTAAGCCGGTAATTTCGGGAACAGGAACCGTATTTATGCAACCTTCGTTTGGCGAATTTACCATACTCGAACTGCAAAACGATGAATGGATTCTGGATCAGGGAGCTTATTATGCTTCGGAACTTGAGGTAGAAATAGGAGCTTATACCAACCGGGCAATAAGCGCATTGTTTTCGGGCGAAAAATGGTTTCAAACAGTGGTTGCCGGTACCGGAAAAGTGGTAATTGTTTCGGCAGGTCCTTTGGAAGAAATTGAATTGGTAAATGATAAACTGGTTGTTGACGGGCGGTTTACAGTTGCCCGAACTTCCGGAGTGGAACTAAAAGTGGCAAAAGCAACACGTGGTATTTTCTCAACGGTTATTTCGGGAGAAGGTTTGGTAAATACGTTTACCGGTACCGGGAAAGTGCTGATTGCTCCGGTTGATAACTACTTTAATACGCTGATCAGTATCGTTCGAAACATTGATTATAAGGTCCAAAGTCTAAATAAAGGATAACGATGAAAAAAATAATTTTTTTGAGTTTTGCGCTGGTTGGTTTGGTCTTTTC
The sequence above is a segment of the uncultured Draconibacterium sp. genome. Coding sequences within it:
- a CDS encoding AIM24 family protein, which gives rise to MAFCSNCGNEINAEAAFCGGCGTPVTGKQTSAVNTPAGKVTFDVVNRERLNMVKVELENASFRYEAGAMHYMQGNLELESNVPGVGKMFKSMITKEKIIKPVISGTGTVFMQPSFGEFTILELQNDEWILDQGAYYASELEVEIGAYTNRAISALFSGEKWFQTVVAGTGKVVIVSAGPLEEIELVNDKLVVDGRFTVARTSGVELKVAKATRGIFSTVISGEGLVNTFTGTGKVLIAPVDNYFNTLISIVRNIDYKVQSLNKG